From Halococcus saccharolyticus DSM 5350, a single genomic window includes:
- a CDS encoding S1C family serine protease: MDDARTTRRAYLGALGTALTAGLAGCGGALGDQTTTNATTTSSTTGDSTPAETTAGGPTNATAATADPNATGDTATATDGNATARDGNATAGDTPSPYTRVYRQTVGSVVLVSVTGGMGQGGQGSGFVFRNGYVVTNAHVVSNASTVEVRFSGGEWRSASVVGTDPSSDLAVLDVQSPPDYATPLSLVDDQAAIGTEVVAIGNPYGLEGSVTSGLVSGVNRSIPAPNGYTIPDGIQTGAPVNPGNSGGPLVNLDGEVVGVINSGGGDNLAFAISAALVERVVPSLIENGEYDHAYMGIADLQTVTPSVAADVGIDRSRGVLVRRVDSDGPSAGVLQRGDVIVGLGGQRIDSFQGLSSYLALQASPGDTIDVTVFRNGERRTLSLTLGSRPEQPGGATQSTTTP; the protein is encoded by the coding sequence ATGGACGACGCGCGGACGACGCGCCGGGCGTATCTCGGCGCGCTCGGGACGGCACTCACTGCCGGGCTCGCCGGCTGTGGGGGTGCACTCGGCGATCAAACCACGACCAATGCGACGACTACTTCCTCGACGACCGGCGACTCGACACCCGCCGAAACCACGGCCGGCGGCCCGACGAACGCGACGGCCGCCACCGCGGACCCGAACGCGACCGGTGACACCGCGACCGCCACCGACGGCAATGCAACCGCCCGCGACGGCAACGCGACCGCTGGCGACACACCGAGTCCGTACACGCGCGTCTACCGCCAGACAGTCGGCTCGGTCGTGCTGGTCAGCGTGACCGGTGGGATGGGACAGGGCGGACAGGGATCGGGGTTCGTCTTCCGAAACGGCTACGTGGTGACGAACGCCCACGTCGTCAGCAACGCGTCGACGGTCGAGGTGCGCTTCTCGGGGGGAGAGTGGCGTTCGGCGTCGGTCGTCGGCACCGACCCGTCGAGCGATCTCGCCGTTCTCGATGTCCAGAGCCCGCCCGACTACGCGACACCGCTCTCACTGGTCGACGACCAAGCCGCCATCGGCACCGAAGTGGTCGCGATCGGCAACCCCTACGGGCTCGAAGGCTCGGTCACGTCGGGGCTCGTCAGTGGCGTGAACCGGTCGATCCCCGCGCCGAACGGCTACACCATCCCCGACGGGATTCAGACCGGTGCGCCGGTCAACCCCGGCAACTCGGGGGGGCCGCTCGTGAACCTCGACGGCGAGGTCGTGGGCGTCATCAACTCCGGCGGCGGCGACAACCTCGCCTTCGCCATCTCGGCCGCGCTCGTCGAGCGCGTCGTGCCGTCACTCATCGAGAACGGCGAGTACGACCACGCCTATATGGGAATCGCTGATCTGCAGACCGTCACGCCGTCAGTCGCTGCGGATGTGGGGATCGATCGCTCCCGTGGTGTGCTCGTTCGCCGGGTCGACTCCGACGGGCCGTCCGCCGGTGTGCTCCAGCGCGGTGACGTCATCGTGGGGCTCGGTGGCCAGCGGATCGACAGCTTCCAGGGACTCTCGTCGTATCTCGCGCTTCAGGCGTCACCTGGTGACACGATCGACGTCACCGTGTTCCGCAACGGCGAGCGACGGACGCTCTCGCTCACGCTCGGCAGCCGCCCCGAACAGCCGGGTGGGGCCACACAGTCGACGACCACCCCGTGA
- the metX gene encoding homoserine O-acetyltransferase MetX, protein MTRATRDTRSIGAFEFECGESISELELAYETYGEFTGDNAVLVCHALTGSAHVASGPRGSESSPRSGDGGQHGDAAGQARAWWDAIVGPGKAIDTTEYFVVCVNVPGSCYGSTGPASIDPATDEPYGADFPPVTVTDWTRAQRRLLDDLGVSSLHAVVGGSVGGMNVLEWVKRYPDRVERAIPVATAARLDSQCVAIDGIARRAITTDPDWNGGDYYGGPNPDDGLALARQLGHVMYLSKESMANKFGRRAAGRDAVRDTFPADPAAGFFPYRDVESYLDYNADAFVDRFDANSYLYLTRAMDDYDLAAGHGSDADALAGFDGEVLCLSFTGDWHFTTDQAAALADAFRTAGVETAHHVIDSDHGHDAFLVEPENVGPPIADFLADGVAGRAVTDARTGTDRETAFAPVHASLFGD, encoded by the coding sequence ATGACCCGCGCGACGCGCGACACCCGATCGATCGGCGCGTTCGAGTTCGAGTGCGGCGAATCGATTTCGGAGCTGGAACTCGCCTACGAGACCTACGGCGAGTTCACCGGCGACAACGCGGTCTTGGTCTGTCACGCGCTCACCGGCAGCGCCCACGTCGCCAGCGGCCCACGAGGAAGCGAGTCGAGCCCTCGATCCGGCGACGGTGGCCAACACGGTGACGCGGCGGGCCAGGCCCGCGCGTGGTGGGACGCGATCGTGGGGCCAGGCAAGGCGATCGACACCACGGAGTACTTCGTGGTCTGTGTCAACGTCCCCGGTTCGTGTTACGGATCGACGGGTCCCGCCTCGATCGATCCCGCAACCGACGAGCCCTACGGGGCCGACTTCCCGCCGGTTACGGTGACCGACTGGACCCGCGCCCAGCGCCGGCTGCTCGACGACCTCGGCGTCTCCTCGCTCCACGCCGTCGTCGGCGGCTCCGTGGGCGGGATGAACGTCCTCGAATGGGTGAAGCGCTACCCCGATCGGGTCGAGCGCGCGATCCCCGTAGCGACCGCCGCGCGGCTCGACTCCCAGTGTGTCGCCATCGACGGGATCGCCCGCCGGGCGATCACGACCGACCCCGATTGGAACGGCGGCGACTACTACGGTGGCCCCAACCCCGACGACGGCCTCGCGCTCGCGCGCCAGCTCGGCCACGTGATGTACCTCTCGAAAGAGTCGATGGCGAACAAGTTCGGCCGGCGCGCTGCGGGCCGGGACGCCGTGCGCGATACGTTCCCTGCCGATCCCGCCGCTGGCTTCTTTCCCTACCGTGATGTCGAATCGTACCTCGATTACAACGCCGACGCGTTCGTCGATCGCTTCGACGCCAACAGCTACCTGTACCTCACGCGTGCGATGGACGACTACGACCTCGCGGCGGGCCACGGATCCGACGCCGACGCGCTCGCGGGGTTCGACGGCGAAGTGCTCTGTCTCTCCTTCACCGGCGACTGGCATTTCACCACGGATCAGGCCGCAGCCCTCGCCGACGCGTTCCGGACTGCGGGCGTCGAGACTGCCCACCACGTGATCGACTCCGACCACGGCCACGACGCCTTCCTCGTCGAACCCGAGAACGTCGGCCCACCGATCGCCGATTTCCTCGCCGACGGCGTCGCCGGCCGAGCGGTGACCGACGCGCGCACCGGTACCGACCGCGAGACCGCGTTCGCACCGGTCCACGCCAGCCTGTTCGGCGACTGA
- a CDS encoding winged helix-turn-helix domain-containing protein, protein MEKALWYLFTATRGGANRVRVVRALAERPKNANRLAEELDIAYTTARHHLDMLCDHDVVEQSDEDYAALFFLTDQFERNRDEFERIAQHVETDG, encoded by the coding sequence ATGGAGAAGGCGCTGTGGTATCTCTTTACGGCGACGCGTGGCGGCGCGAACCGCGTTCGCGTCGTCCGGGCGCTCGCCGAGCGGCCGAAAAACGCAAACCGTCTCGCCGAGGAGTTGGATATCGCCTACACCACCGCTCGCCACCATCTCGACATGCTCTGTGATCACGACGTCGTCGAACAAAGCGACGAGGACTACGCCGCGCTGTTTTTCCTCACCGACCAGTTCGAACGAAACCGTGATGAGTTCGAACGCATAGCACAACACGTGGAGACCGACGGATGA
- the serB gene encoding phosphoserine phosphatase SerB — protein MTLVAFDFDGTLSDSEMTVLLGAQRGVADEMAAITERAMNDEIGYAESLRERVGLLDGLSADAVESAFEHVELRPGTGDVIRALNDAGVVTAIITGGFGRGVESALARNDLPVDTIVANQLVFDDEGDLTGEVEGPLIEGTKDDALRAVANNAGLTLEDTIAVGDGANDLPMLEVAGFAVGYEPKPAVEPHCDEIVTSMDTLQTLLEEQGVL, from the coding sequence ATGACACTCGTCGCGTTCGACTTCGACGGTACGCTTTCGGACTCGGAGATGACGGTCCTGCTCGGCGCACAGCGTGGGGTGGCCGACGAAATGGCGGCGATCACCGAGCGGGCAATGAACGACGAGATCGGCTACGCGGAGAGCCTCCGCGAGCGGGTCGGCCTGCTCGACGGCCTCTCGGCAGACGCAGTCGAGTCAGCCTTCGAGCATGTCGAGCTGCGACCAGGGACCGGCGACGTCATCCGCGCATTGAACGATGCTGGCGTGGTTACGGCGATTATTACTGGGGGGTTCGGCAGGGGGGTCGAGAGCGCGCTCGCGCGGAACGATCTCCCGGTCGACACCATCGTCGCCAACCAGCTCGTCTTCGACGACGAGGGCGACCTCACCGGCGAGGTCGAGGGCCCGCTGATCGAGGGGACGAAAGACGACGCGCTCCGGGCGGTCGCCAACAACGCCGGTCTCACGCTCGAGGACACGATAGCGGTCGGCGACGGCGCGAACGACCTCCCGATGCTCGAGGTCGCGGGGTTCGCGGTGGGGTACGAGCCGAAACCTGCAGTCGAGCCACACTGTGACGAAATCGTGACGTCGATGGACACGCTGCAAACCCTCCTCGAAGAACAGGGAGTTCTCTGA
- a CDS encoding O-acetylhomoserine aminocarboxypropyltransferase/cysteine synthase family protein: MTDDEQRGFGTRCIHAGQESDPATGSRAPPLYQTTSYTFDDADRAADLYALEAEGDIYSRISNPTVATLERRLADLEGGVGALCTASGMAALDAATFLLCEAGDNVVSAASIYGGTHAYLTHTAARRGIEARFVDTLDPAAYDEAIDENTAYVHCETIGNPSLVTPDLEAVAAVAHDHGVPLFVDNTFATPALCRPLEHGADLVWESTTKWIHGSGTTVGGALIDAGSFPWAEYPEKYPEIGGDNPAFHGLNFAEEFGDRAFTAAARQRAIRSLGDQQSPFDAWVTLQGLETLDLRMERHSANAHGVAEFLADHDEVSWVAYPGLDDHETHDAASEYLDGRFGGMIAFGLEGGYEAGKRLCEDTDLASFLANVGDAKTLVIHPASTTHAQLSAEQQRASGVTPDLVRLSVGIEDEADIVADLDEAIA; the protein is encoded by the coding sequence ATGACCGACGACGAGCAGCGAGGCTTCGGGACACGGTGTATCCATGCCGGACAGGAGTCGGATCCGGCGACAGGATCGCGCGCGCCCCCGCTGTACCAGACCACCTCCTACACCTTCGACGACGCCGACCGCGCCGCCGATCTCTACGCCCTCGAAGCAGAGGGCGACATCTACTCCCGGATCTCGAATCCGACTGTGGCCACGCTCGAACGCCGCCTTGCCGACCTCGAAGGCGGTGTGGGCGCGCTCTGTACCGCGTCGGGGATGGCCGCGCTCGATGCCGCAACCTTCCTGCTCTGCGAGGCTGGTGACAACGTGGTAAGTGCCGCCTCGATCTACGGCGGCACCCACGCCTACCTCACTCATACCGCTGCGCGCCGCGGGATCGAGGCGCGGTTCGTCGACACGCTCGATCCCGCAGCGTACGACGAAGCGATCGACGAAAACACCGCCTACGTCCACTGCGAGACCATCGGCAACCCCTCCTTGGTGACACCCGACCTCGAAGCCGTCGCCGCCGTCGCCCACGATCACGGCGTTCCACTCTTCGTCGACAACACCTTCGCCACGCCCGCGCTGTGTCGCCCACTCGAACACGGTGCGGACCTCGTCTGGGAGTCGACCACGAAGTGGATTCACGGCTCAGGAACCACCGTGGGTGGCGCGCTGATCGACGCCGGATCGTTCCCGTGGGCCGAGTACCCCGAGAAGTATCCCGAGATCGGCGGTGACAACCCCGCCTTTCACGGTCTGAACTTCGCCGAGGAGTTCGGCGACCGTGCGTTCACTGCGGCTGCCCGCCAGCGCGCGATCCGGAGCCTCGGCGATCAGCAGTCGCCGTTCGACGCATGGGTCACCCTCCAAGGGCTCGAAACTCTCGATCTCCGAATGGAACGCCACTCCGCGAACGCCCACGGCGTCGCCGAGTTCCTCGCCGACCACGACGAAGTCTCGTGGGTCGCCTACCCCGGTCTCGACGATCACGAGACCCACGACGCCGCCAGCGAGTATCTCGACGGTAGGTTCGGCGGAATGATCGCGTTCGGACTGGAGGGAGGCTACGAGGCCGGCAAGCGCCTCTGTGAGGACACCGACCTCGCGAGCTTCCTCGCGAACGTCGGCGACGCGAAGACGCTGGTGATCCATCCCGCGAGCACGACCCACGCCCAGCTCTCGGCCGAACAGCAGCGCGCCTCGGGTGTGACGCCCGATCTCGTCCGGCTCTCCGTGGGCATCGAGGACGAGGCGGACATCGTTGCCGACCTCGACGAGGCGATCGCATGA
- a CDS encoding spondin domain-containing protein — protein MSNEPDDIECTDSPSSLGDASEYLRSRRSFMTDAATVGGGVLALSALGGTAAAEGHDGDGDSGSGRGSGDVSDVDVLNYALSLEHLEAAFYNDFLDNHTESEVENSDVAKYFARPTLRYSVYQQIQDVRDHEEAHVEALTGTINDLGGTPVEPAEYEFPYDTMEEFVAIADRLEAVGVSAYAGAAPLLSNPDLIPPALSIHSVEAEHQTYFQLLHLQRPSPDAFNPARSMDQVLPITNQFIAGADGGGGRMFTATVENVSTPGTLDVDRADGVVPLSPPVWAVYSGGENPAFVPGEDANEGTEIVAEDGFPMTLAQTVASAENTTDSGVAPSPGGSLETPALGPGESVEFGFSAAPGDQFTMETMFVQSNDWFYGFEGLSLFDGDEPVSGSVTDHIAVYDAGTEADTAPGTGPDQKPVQDPEAMDVGPKEDEPIQLARERHPDFDIPDASEVIEVTITPQ, from the coding sequence ATGAGCAACGAACCAGACGACATCGAATGCACCGACAGTCCCTCATCGTTGGGGGACGCGAGCGAGTATCTGCGCTCGCGACGATCGTTCATGACCGACGCGGCGACAGTGGGCGGCGGCGTGTTGGCCCTATCGGCTCTCGGCGGAACGGCGGCAGCCGAAGGTCACGATGGTGACGGCGATAGCGGTAGCGGAAGGGGGAGCGGAGACGTCAGCGATGTCGACGTCCTCAACTACGCGTTGTCGCTCGAACACCTCGAAGCCGCGTTCTACAACGACTTCCTCGACAACCACACGGAGAGCGAGGTCGAGAACTCAGACGTCGCGAAGTACTTCGCGCGACCGACGCTGCGGTACTCGGTGTACCAGCAGATCCAGGACGTCCGGGACCACGAGGAGGCCCACGTCGAAGCACTGACCGGGACGATCAACGACCTCGGCGGCACGCCCGTCGAACCCGCCGAGTACGAGTTCCCCTACGACACGATGGAGGAGTTCGTCGCGATCGCCGACCGGCTCGAAGCCGTCGGTGTCTCGGCGTACGCCGGCGCGGCACCGCTGCTCTCGAATCCCGACCTGATCCCGCCGGCGCTCTCGATCCACAGCGTGGAAGCCGAACACCAGACGTACTTCCAGCTGCTCCACCTCCAGCGGCCATCCCCCGACGCGTTCAATCCCGCGCGCTCGATGGACCAGGTGCTCCCGATCACCAACCAGTTCATCGCCGGCGCGGACGGCGGCGGTGGACGGATGTTCACCGCGACCGTCGAGAACGTCTCGACGCCAGGCACGCTCGACGTCGATCGGGCGGACGGCGTCGTACCGCTCTCGCCGCCCGTCTGGGCGGTGTATTCCGGCGGCGAGAACCCCGCGTTCGTTCCGGGCGAGGACGCCAACGAGGGGACCGAGATCGTCGCCGAAGACGGGTTCCCGATGACGTTGGCTCAGACGGTGGCCAGCGCCGAGAACACCACCGACAGCGGGGTCGCTCCCTCGCCTGGTGGCTCGCTGGAGACCCCTGCATTGGGACCGGGCGAGTCCGTCGAGTTCGGCTTCAGCGCCGCGCCGGGCGACCAGTTCACGATGGAGACGATGTTCGTCCAGTCGAACGACTGGTTCTACGGGTTCGAAGGGCTCTCGCTGTTCGACGGCGACGAGCCGGTTTCGGGCAGCGTGACCGACCACATCGCGGTCTACGACGCCGGCACCGAGGCCGACACCGCGCCAGGCACCGGTCCCGATCAGAAGCCCGTCCAGGACCCCGAGGCGATGGACGTCGGCCCCAAGGAGGACGAACCGATCCAGTTGGCGAGAGAGCGCCATCCAGACTTCGACATCCCCGACGCCAGCGAGGTCATCGAGGTGACCATCACGCCACAGTGA
- the serA gene encoding phosphoglycerate dehydrogenase: protein MKILVTDPIAEPGLDRLREAGHTVETAYDVEGDALHAAVADANALVVRSGTDVTEELFAAAEELTIVGRAGIGVDNIDIDAATEAGVIVANAPEGNVRAAAEHTVAMTFAAARSIPQAHTRLKAGEWAKSDYLGTELNGATLGIVGFGRVGQEVAKKLDGLGMNLVAYDPYISEERAANLGAELVELDECLASADVLTIHTPLTPETENLIGEDELDRLGRGYLVNCARGGVVDEAALAAAVADGSVAGAAIDVFAEEPVSQDNPLLDVENAIVTPHLAASTHAAQENVATSIADQVLAAFASKPVMNALNAPSMDASAFPRVRPYLDIASTAGKIATQLLDGRIETIEVTYEGDIAAEEIDLVTASALEGVFEPLEWQVNAVNAPRIAEERGIEVVESKTRTAEDFQSLVTVTVTNGEEEIGVCGTLFAGEDPRIVRIDGFRVDAIPAGHMLVARNVDEPGLIGFIGTVLGDADVNIAGMFNARQVIGGEAMTVYNLDEPVSEELQDRLEDDDRVIETRYIALNGTGTE from the coding sequence ATGAAGATACTCGTCACCGATCCCATCGCGGAGCCGGGTCTCGACCGGTTGCGCGAGGCCGGTCATACCGTCGAGACGGCCTACGACGTTGAGGGCGACGCGCTCCACGCAGCGGTCGCCGACGCGAACGCACTCGTCGTCCGCTCGGGCACCGACGTCACCGAGGAGCTGTTCGCGGCCGCCGAGGAGCTCACCATCGTCGGCCGTGCGGGGATCGGGGTCGACAACATCGACATCGACGCCGCCACCGAGGCCGGCGTGATCGTCGCCAACGCTCCTGAAGGTAACGTCCGCGCCGCCGCCGAACACACCGTCGCGATGACGTTCGCGGCCGCGCGATCGATCCCTCAGGCCCACACCCGACTGAAGGCCGGCGAGTGGGCCAAGAGCGACTATCTCGGGACGGAACTCAACGGCGCGACGCTCGGCATCGTCGGGTTTGGCCGCGTCGGCCAGGAGGTCGCGAAGAAACTCGACGGCCTCGGGATGAACCTCGTGGCGTACGACCCCTACATCTCCGAGGAGCGCGCCGCTAATCTCGGTGCGGAGCTCGTCGAACTCGACGAGTGTCTCGCGAGCGCCGACGTGCTCACGATCCACACGCCGCTCACGCCCGAGACCGAGAACCTGATCGGCGAGGACGAACTCGACAGGCTGGGGAGAGGCTACCTCGTCAACTGTGCGCGCGGTGGCGTCGTCGACGAAGCGGCGCTCGCCGCCGCAGTGGCGGACGGATCGGTCGCGGGCGCGGCGATCGACGTTTTTGCAGAGGAGCCGGTCTCGCAGGACAATCCGCTTCTGGATGTGGAAAACGCGATCGTCACCCCCCATCTCGCCGCGAGTACCCACGCCGCCCAGGAGAACGTCGCCACCTCGATCGCGGATCAGGTGCTCGCCGCGTTCGCGTCGAAACCCGTGATGAACGCGCTCAACGCCCCCTCGATGGATGCGAGTGCGTTCCCCCGGGTCCGGCCGTACCTCGATATCGCTTCGACCGCCGGCAAGATCGCGACCCAGCTCCTCGATGGGCGGATCGAGACGATCGAGGTGACCTACGAGGGCGACATCGCCGCGGAGGAGATCGATCTCGTCACCGCGAGCGCGCTGGAGGGCGTGTTCGAACCGCTCGAATGGCAGGTCAACGCGGTCAACGCCCCACGGATCGCCGAGGAGCGCGGGATCGAGGTCGTCGAGTCGAAGACCCGGACCGCGGAGGATTTCCAGAGCCTCGTCACCGTCACCGTTACGAATGGCGAGGAGGAGATCGGCGTCTGTGGCACCCTGTTCGCTGGCGAGGACCCCCGCATCGTCCGGATCGACGGGTTCCGGGTCGACGCGATCCCCGCCGGCCACATGCTGGTCGCGCGGAACGTCGACGAGCCGGGCCTGATCGGGTTCATCGGGACGGTGCTGGGCGACGCGGACGTCAACATCGCGGGGATGTTCAACGCCCGCCAGGTCATCGGCGGCGAGGCAATGACGGTATACAATCTCGACGAGCCGGTTTCCGAGGAGCTTCAGGATCGACTGGAGGACGACGACCGCGTGATCGAGACGCGCTACATCGCACTGAACGGGACCGGAACGGAATAG
- a CDS encoding helix-turn-helix domain-containing protein codes for MTEADPSPQRFRDLMLDAEPGFEQVMVCVFDIQRHETRTYRTLLDQPDSTVEELAAELERDRSNVNRSLSTLREKGLAERGRRLLDGGGHVYQYTATPLPEAKELMHDTLDEWTAYVHSRIDEFGEETV; via the coding sequence ATGACCGAGGCCGACCCCAGTCCCCAGCGGTTCCGCGACCTCATGCTCGACGCCGAACCGGGCTTCGAGCAGGTGATGGTCTGTGTGTTCGACATCCAGCGTCACGAGACGCGGACCTACCGAACGCTGCTCGACCAGCCGGACAGCACGGTCGAGGAGTTGGCCGCGGAGTTGGAGCGGGATCGCTCGAACGTCAATCGGTCGCTGTCGACGCTGCGGGAGAAGGGACTCGCCGAGCGGGGCCGCCGACTCCTCGACGGCGGCGGCCACGTCTATCAGTACACCGCGACGCCGCTGCCGGAGGCGAAAGAGCTGATGCACGACACGCTCGACGAGTGGACGGCGTACGTCCACTCACGGATCGACGAGTTCGGCGAGGAGACGGTGTAA
- a CDS encoding DUF6789 family protein, whose amino-acid sequence MSQETRSETATTTGTGLADWQAGVIGGLVGGAVMGAMMTMTLRPAIVGAIPALYGLAPPPNGLAGWIVHMAHSAILGVVFAAIATGTGVGRGLGRSAAVGLVYGVVLWVLLAALVMPLWLDAVGAGLGPDFPNFALPGSLPSHAVYGLLLGVVYSFLR is encoded by the coding sequence ATGAGCCAAGAGACTCGATCCGAAACGGCGACGACGACCGGCACCGGGCTCGCCGACTGGCAGGCGGGCGTTATCGGCGGCCTCGTCGGCGGCGCGGTGATGGGCGCGATGATGACGATGACACTGCGGCCGGCTATCGTGGGTGCGATTCCGGCGCTGTACGGGCTCGCACCGCCGCCGAACGGCCTCGCGGGCTGGATCGTCCACATGGCCCACAGCGCGATTCTCGGGGTGGTGTTTGCCGCGATCGCAACCGGCACCGGTGTCGGTCGTGGTCTCGGGCGGTCGGCTGCTGTCGGGTTGGTTTACGGCGTCGTGCTCTGGGTGCTGCTCGCGGCGCTCGTGATGCCGCTCTGGCTGGACGCCGTGGGTGCCGGGCTCGGACCGGACTTCCCGAACTTCGCGCTGCCTGGAAGCCTTCCGAGCCACGCGGTCTACGGCCTCCTCCTCGGGGTCGTCTACTCGTTCCTCCGCTGA
- the thrC gene encoding threonine synthase, translating into MTDLTLSPKEPTPDAATDGTWLACIECGTVHAPFDAPIYRCPDCGGLLEARYAEYPTFETFAGEDRGVWRYAASLPFEDGVSLPEGDTPLHTVPRLEDAIDVRSLRIKHEGMNPTGSFKDRGMTVGVRVAAELGVGRLACASTGNTSAALAAYGGRGGMETLVLLPAGKVAAGKVAQASLHGARILEVDGNFDACLDIVAELADRGEAYLLNSLNPFRLEGQKTIGFEILERYQTDYGRYPDRIVLPVGNAGNTAALYKAFRELVASGALDPEDVPKLTGVQAEGAAPMVEAIEEGNEDVERWESVETRATAIRIGNPVNARKALPGIRETGGTAVAVADEAITDAQRALASEGVGVEPASAASVAGLRKLRTAGVVGSDEDIVCLTTGHLLKDPDAAAAAGTEPEPVPADAEGVLNHLRG; encoded by the coding sequence ATGACCGATCTCACGCTTTCGCCCAAGGAGCCGACGCCCGACGCCGCGACCGACGGCACGTGGCTCGCGTGTATCGAGTGCGGCACCGTACACGCCCCCTTCGACGCGCCGATCTACCGCTGTCCCGACTGTGGCGGGCTCCTCGAAGCGCGCTACGCCGAGTATCCCACCTTCGAGACGTTCGCCGGGGAGGATCGTGGTGTCTGGCGCTACGCCGCGTCGCTGCCCTTCGAGGACGGTGTTTCGCTCCCGGAGGGTGACACGCCGCTCCACACCGTTCCCCGACTCGAAGATGCGATCGACGTCCGAAGTCTCCGGATCAAACACGAGGGGATGAACCCGACGGGAAGTTTCAAGGATCGGGGAATGACCGTCGGGGTCCGGGTCGCTGCTGAACTGGGTGTCGGCCGCCTGGCGTGCGCCTCGACCGGCAACACCAGCGCGGCGCTCGCGGCCTACGGCGGTCGCGGTGGGATGGAGACACTGGTACTCCTCCCTGCCGGGAAGGTCGCTGCGGGAAAGGTCGCCCAGGCGAGCCTCCACGGGGCACGTATCCTCGAAGTCGACGGCAACTTCGACGCGTGTCTCGACATCGTCGCCGAACTCGCCGACCGCGGCGAGGCGTACCTCCTCAACTCGCTCAATCCCTTCCGACTGGAGGGTCAGAAGACCATTGGCTTCGAGATTCTCGAACGGTACCAGACCGACTATGGCCGATACCCCGACCGGATCGTTTTGCCGGTGGGGAACGCGGGCAACACCGCGGCGCTCTACAAGGCTTTCCGCGAACTCGTCGCGAGCGGGGCGCTCGACCCCGAGGACGTGCCGAAGCTTACCGGCGTCCAGGCGGAGGGTGCCGCGCCGATGGTTGAGGCGATCGAGGAAGGGAACGAAGACGTCGAGCGCTGGGAGTCGGTCGAGACCCGCGCCACCGCGATCAGGATCGGGAACCCTGTGAACGCGCGGAAGGCGCTGCCCGGTATCCGCGAGACCGGCGGGACAGCGGTCGCCGTCGCGGACGAAGCGATCACCGACGCCCAGCGCGCGCTCGCGAGCGAGGGCGTCGGGGTCGAACCCGCCTCCGCGGCGAGCGTCGCCGGCCTCCGGAAGCTCCGCACGGCGGGCGTCGTCGGCAGTGACGAGGATATAGTCTGTCTAACGACCGGACACCTCCTGAAGGACCCCGACGCTGCGGCCGCGGCCGGCACGGAGCCGGAACCCGTGCCCGCCGACGCCGAGGGCGTACTCAACCATCTGCGCGGGTAG